From the Chthoniobacterales bacterium genome, one window contains:
- the tatC gene encoding twin-arginine translocase subunit TatC produces the protein MALRNVFKFRDLPESETSKPFLEHLEDLRWTIVKMAITLLVAMVLCFVFRTTLVQITQRPLREIDSSIGALRALGITDSFTISFRLAFYAGIVVSFPLLLYFLAEFVLPALTAMEKRFLFPAIFVSFGLFLTGVLVAYYWLMPKAILFFFKDTQSLGWAPAWTVQEYYSFVTRFTIGFGLAFELPVAVLALVRFGLVTYEFMARTRPYAIVLIFILATIICPTPDVLTMVAMALPMCLLYESCIWITWFMRRKAVKTAEGRS, from the coding sequence ATGGCACTGCGAAACGTCTTCAAATTTCGAGACCTGCCGGAGAGTGAGACCTCCAAGCCGTTTCTGGAGCATCTCGAGGACCTGCGTTGGACGATCGTAAAAATGGCGATCACGCTCCTGGTGGCAATGGTGCTCTGTTTCGTCTTTCGGACCACGCTGGTGCAAATCACGCAGCGCCCGTTGCGGGAGATCGATTCGAGCATTGGCGCCTTGCGCGCTCTCGGCATCACCGATTCTTTCACGATCTCGTTTCGGCTCGCGTTTTATGCGGGCATCGTCGTCTCCTTCCCGCTCCTTCTTTATTTCCTGGCCGAGTTTGTTCTGCCCGCGCTGACCGCGATGGAGAAACGTTTCCTGTTTCCGGCCATTTTCGTCAGCTTCGGTTTATTCCTCACCGGCGTTCTCGTCGCGTATTACTGGCTGATGCCGAAAGCGATTCTGTTCTTTTTTAAGGACACCCAATCGCTCGGCTGGGCGCCGGCCTGGACGGTGCAGGAGTATTATTCCTTCGTTACGCGCTTCACGATCGGCTTTGGCCTGGCCTTCGAGCTGCCGGTAGCAGTGCTGGCGCTCGTCCGGTTTGGGCTGGTCACTTACGAATTCATGGCTCGGACGCGGCCTTATGCGATTGTCCTGATCTTTATTCTGGCCACCATCATCTGTCCCACGCCTGATGTCCTGACGATGGTCGCCATGGCGCTGCCGATGTGTCTCCTCTACGAGAGCTGCATCTGGATCACCTGGTTCATGCGGCGAAAAGCGGTGAAGACCGCGGAGGGACGATCATGA
- a CDS encoding prepilin peptidase: MSPLRELHLDHLVHAAKSGEDRGGTIMITSLAGYHLFFGSVAFLVGAVVGSFLNVCIYRLPLDLSVNEPRRSFCPACKKQLAWYHNVPLLSWLFLRGRCAYCGTPIAFRYFAVELLTALLFLCAWKMFPWQMALAYWVFVSLLIAGTFIDFEHFIIPDEITIGGTVAGIVASFAVPALMSVDGRVKALLISAGSALLGYAVLWVVLEAGKKVFGKKRVRLDAPTSFTWTRKGEDADFVVGEEQGLWSDYFSRETDLLILHCNEAMIGDRHLGPADLRFHYNRVKIGDEELELDNLDMISGVVRELEIPREAMGRGDLKFLAAIGAFLGWRAVLFSVFAGSLLGSFVGLGALVIGRRVWSSKLPFGPYLAFGGLVWMFFGESLLRWYTGLLNP, translated from the coding sequence GTGTCTCCTCTACGAGAGCTGCATCTGGATCACCTGGTTCATGCGGCGAAAAGCGGTGAAGACCGCGGAGGGACGATCATGATCACTTCGCTGGCCGGCTATCACTTGTTCTTTGGGAGCGTGGCTTTCCTGGTCGGCGCGGTCGTTGGTTCTTTTCTTAACGTCTGTATCTATCGGTTACCGCTCGATCTGTCGGTCAACGAACCACGAAGGTCGTTCTGTCCAGCCTGCAAGAAACAACTCGCCTGGTATCACAATGTGCCGCTTCTGAGCTGGCTCTTTTTGCGCGGTCGTTGCGCGTATTGCGGGACGCCCATCGCCTTTCGCTATTTCGCGGTCGAACTGCTGACCGCACTTCTGTTTCTTTGCGCCTGGAAAATGTTCCCATGGCAAATGGCGCTGGCCTACTGGGTGTTCGTTTCTCTTCTCATTGCCGGCACCTTCATCGACTTCGAGCATTTCATTATTCCCGACGAAATCACGATCGGCGGGACCGTGGCTGGAATTGTCGCCAGCTTTGCCGTTCCCGCGCTGATGTCGGTCGACGGGCGGGTGAAGGCCCTCCTGATTTCGGCCGGGTCCGCCCTCCTTGGTTACGCGGTTTTGTGGGTTGTCCTCGAGGCTGGCAAAAAGGTTTTTGGAAAAAAGAGGGTCCGGCTGGACGCGCCGACGTCCTTTACCTGGACGCGAAAAGGAGAAGACGCCGATTTCGTGGTGGGTGAAGAGCAGGGGTTGTGGAGCGATTATTTCTCACGCGAAACGGATCTTCTCATCCTGCATTGCAACGAAGCGATGATTGGCGATCGCCATCTCGGCCCGGCAGATCTTCGCTTCCATTACAATCGAGTGAAAATCGGCGACGAGGAGCTGGAGCTTGATAACCTTGATATGATTTCGGGGGTCGTTCGTGAACTGGAGATTCCCCGGGAAGCGATGGGTCGCGGCGACTTAAAATTCCTGGCGGCGATCGGCGCCTTTCTCGGCTGGCGCGCCGTTCTATTCAGCGTTTTCGCCGGCTCGCTCCTGGGTTCGTTTGTAGGTCTCGGGGCCCTGGTCATCGGGAGACGCGTCTGGTCGTCAAAGCTGCCGTTCGGCCCTTACCTGGCCTTTGGGGGCCTGGTCTGGATGTTCTTTGGCGAATCGCTTCTCCGCTGGTATACCGGGCTGCTCAACCCCTAG